A genomic segment from Rhinatrema bivittatum chromosome 19, aRhiBiv1.1, whole genome shotgun sequence encodes:
- the TUBB4A gene encoding tubulin beta-4A chain (The sequence of the model RefSeq protein was modified relative to this genomic sequence to represent the inferred CDS: added 57 bases not found in genome assembly) has translation MREIVHLQAGQCGNQIGAKFWEVISDEHGIDPTGTYHGDSDLQLERINVYYNEASGGKYVPRAVLVDLEPGTMDSVRSGPFGQIFRPDNFVFGQSGAGNNWAKGHYTEGAELVDSVMDVVRKESESCDCLQGFQLTHSLGGGTGSGMGTLLISKIREEYPDRIMNTFSVVPSPKVSDTVVEPYNATLSVHQLVENTDETYCIDNEALYDICFRTLKLTTPTYGDLNHLVSATMSGVTTCLRFPGQLNADLRKLAVNMVPFPRLHFFMPGFAPLTSRGSQQYRALTVPELTQQMFDSKNMMAACDPRHGRYLTVAAVFRGRMSMKEVDEQMLNVQNKNSSYFVEWIPNNVKTAVCDIPPRGLKMAATFIGNSTAIQELFKRISEQFTAMFRRKAFLHWYTGEGMDEMEFTEAESNMNDLVSEYQQYQDATAEEGEFEEEAEEEVA, from the exons TTCTGGGAAGTGATTAGTGATGAACACGGCATCGACCCCACTGGCACCTATCACGGAGACAGTGACCTCCAGCTGGAGAGGATAAACGTCTATTACAATGAAGCCTCAG gtggaAAATACGTGCCCCGAGCAGTCCTTGTGGACCTGGAGCCTGGCACCATGGATTCCGTCCGCTCGGGACCCTTTGGCCAGATTTTCAGACCAGATAACTTTGTTTTTG GTCAGAGCGGAGCCGGCAACAACTGGGCGAAGGGCCACTACACTGAGGGTGCGGAGCTGGTGGACTCGGTGATGGACGTGGTGCGCAAGGAGTCGGAGAGCTGCGACTGCCTGCAGGGCTTCCAGCTCACCCACTCCCTGGGGGGCGGCACCGGCTCCGGCATGGGCACCCTCCTCATCAGCAAGATCCGGGAGGAGTACCCGGACAGGATCATGAACACCTTCAGCGTGGTGCCCTCCCCCAAAGTCTCCGACACGGTGGTGGAGCCCTACAACGCCACCCTCTCCGTGCACCAGCTGGTGGAGAACACGGACGAGACCTACTGCATCGACAACGAGGCGCTGTACGACATCTGCTTCCGCACCCTGAAGCTGACCACCCCCACCTACGGCGACCTCAACCACCTGGTCTCCGCCACCATGAGCGGCGTCACCACCTGCCTGCGCTTCCCCGGCCAGCTCAACGCCGACCTGCGCAAGCTGGCCGTCAACATGGTGCCCTTCCCCCGCCTGCACTTCTTCATGCCCGGCTTCGCCCCCCTGACCAGCCGGGGCAGCCAGCAGTACCGGGCCCTGACGGTGCCCGAGCTGACCCAGCAGATGTTCGACTCCAAGAACATGATGGCGGCCTGCGACCCCCGGCACGGGCGCTACCTGACGGTGGCCGCcgtcttccggggccgcatgtcCATGAAGGAGGTGGACGAGCAGATGCTGAACGTGCAGAACAAGAACAGCAGCTACTTCGTGGAGTGGATCCCCAACAACGTGAAGACGGCCGTGTGCGACATCCCGCCCCGGGGGCTGAAGATGGCCGCCACCTTCATCGGCAACAGCACCGCCATCCAGGAGCTGTTCAAGCGCATCTCGGAGCAGTTCACGGCCATGTTCCGCCGCAAGGCCTTCCTGCACTGGTACACGGGCGAGGGCATGGACGAGATGGAGTTCACGGAGGCGGAGAGCAACATGAACGACTTGGTGTCCGAGTACCAGCAGTACCAGGACGCCACCGCCGAGGAAGGGGAGTTTGAGGAGGAGGCGGAAGAGGAAGTCGCTTAA